The sequence TTTCTCCTTGCAGAGAGGATTTCCTTCTATAAATGGGTCAACTATAATCCTGTCCCTCCCTTCTATTATAAAGCAGGAATGACCGAGCCATTTGATTTTCATGAGGATAAAATAGAAAAATAAGAAAAATTTTTCTATTGTGGAAATAAGCGATGAAATAAAAATTGAATTTATGGAAGGAGTGTATAAGCCAGAGGAGGATAGCTATTTGCTGTTAAGGAGCATAGAAATAAGCGGGAGGAAGGCTCTTGATATGGGATGTGGTTGCGGAATAATTGCCCTTCATCTTGCAAAAAATGGTTGTGATGTTGTTGCGGTGGATATAAATGAAAAAGCTGTTGAAAATACAATCAGAAATGCAAAAATTAATGGAATAAATTTGAGATGTTTTAAAAGCGATTTATTTGAGGATATAAATGAGAAATTTGATATGATAACATTTAATCCTCCCTATCTGCCAACAAAAAAGGAGGATGTTGCATGGGATGGGGGAAAGGATGGAAAGGAAATAATAGAAAAATTTTTGAAAGAAGCAAAAAATTA is a genomic window of Thermoplasmatales archaeon containing:
- a CDS encoding methyltransferase, which encodes MEISDEIKIEFMEGVYKPEEDSYLLLRSIEISGRKALDMGCGCGIIALHLAKNGCDVVAVDINEKAVENTIRNAKINGINLRCFKSDLFEDINEKFDMITFNPPYLPTKKEDVAWDGGKDGKEIIEKFLKEAKNYLNKGGVIYMVMSSFNKIEKIIGKFREYEFEKISEKRFFFEAIYVYKIKLKS